The Drosophila sulfurigaster albostrigata strain 15112-1811.04 chromosome 3, ASM2355843v2, whole genome shotgun sequence genomic sequence tatttttaaaacaaaatgacaTAATACAGATAGATAAGGAGGCTGGCAAAGGACCAATCAAAGATATTGCTTGGAAAGATGCCACAAAAGCTCCCTGGTATTTCGGAACAGGATTTATCATCTTCTGGATGTTACTGTTCTTCGCAGTAGTCATTCCGCTCTTCTACCGCTTACCCGCAGCTCTTAGCATCGAGGATGGGCAAACTGGAGAATTCATTGGAGAACGTGCCTATAACACACTCAACAATCTTGTCAACATTGGCCCCAAAGTGCTTGGCACTGATGCCAATGAAGTTGACTCTGTACTTTTTCTACTCAACGAGATCGCCGATATAAGCAAAAAATCTGCTCGCCGATCGCTATACCATAGAGATCGATGTACAGAAAACCTCAGGTGCCCACATCTACAGTAACATGCTTGAAGTGTATCGGGAAGCtcaaaatgttgttgtgaAATTGTCGCCAAAAAAATTCCACAAGCGATTCTTATCTGCTTTTGAATAGTCACTATGACACAGTGCTGACTTCGCCAGGAGCGGGTGATGATGGATTCATGGTTGCCGTTATGCTGGAGGTTCTGCGTGTGATGGCCACGACACATCAGAACTTTGAGCATCCCATTATCTTTCTTTTCAATGGCGATGAGGAAATGGGCTTACAGGCATCGCATGGCTTTATAACTCAACATAAATGGGCGGCGAATTGCAAGTTGGTTTctcaaaaaatgcaaatatttcaaaatttcaaagtGTGGTTTACATTTCCTTTTTTCAGAGCCGTGATCAACTTGGATGCTGGCGGTAGTGGAGGTCGGGATATTTTATTCCAGACAGGACCTTCACATTCCTGGCTTGCCAACGTAAGGCCATTATTAACAGATATAAagcatattatttaattttataactCTACAGTACTATAAGAAAAGTGCCAAACATCCTTTTGCCACAACTTTAGCCGAGGAAATCTTTCAAGCGGGTCTTATACCTTCAGACACGGACTATCGCATCTTCGTTGAACATGGAAATATTCCAGGTATGATATTATACACGTATATTAAAACCAAAGAATTGAAAGCATTGTTTCTTTAGGTGTCGACATCAGTCAGTTTATTAACGGATACGTATACCACACCAAGTATGACCGAACGGATGTAATTCCTCCCGGATCTATTCAAAATACGGGTGATAATGTTCTTGGGCTCGTCAAGGCTTTAGCCAACGCTCCTGAATTGCGCGATACTAAGGTTCGAAATGTTCAACCCAGTTGTAAACTAAAACTAATTAAGGCATTTGACAGGATCATGAAGAGGGACGCGCTATCTTCTTTGATTACCTAGGACTTTTCTTTGTCAGCTACTCGGTAGAAACAGGAAACATATTGAACTATAGCGTCGTTGGAGTTACCCTTCTCCTAATCTTCATATCAATGTTGCGCATGTCAGCATTGTCCTCGCTTTCCTGTTGCCAAGTGATTCAGCAACTTATAATAACACTGATTATACAGATCATCGCTTTTGTTCTGGCGCTGGCATTACCGTTAATCGTGGCCTATTACTTCGACAGTTTTGGATTGTCCTTGACCTACTTCAGCTCTCCCTATCTGCTTATCGGATTGTATATTTTCCCTTCGCTCATTGGTCTGAGTCTTCCCCTCATCCTTTATTGCCAATCACTGCAGCaagtaagaaaaatatttcccacaattaaacttaaattcggaatcaacaaattttatcTTACAGAATAAATTGCCCACCATATACCACCTGCAGTTAGCACTTCATAGCTGGGCAATAATTTTATCGCTTTTGCTTCTCGGAATGACGTCTTATGGACTTCGATCTGgatatttttttacaatttcaattattttttataccatACCACTGATCATAAATTTGATAACAACATTTCACGATCGCGGCttcagttgggctggcacaGTAATGAGTTTCCAGGTGATTCCATATCTTTATATCAGCTCCCTCATCTACACCTTATATGTCGCCTTAACCCCCACCAACGGTCGCGCCGGAAGTGCTTCGAATCCCGACATTATGACTGCTGGCCTAACAGCCCTCGGCACTATGCTCTGCTTTGGATTCTTGGTGAGCTTACTTTTATTTCTATCGCGAATTCGCACTCATAGCTTTCTTTCTTCATAGGCTCCTCTAATCAACATGTTCCGTCGACCAACCATCGTGGTGTTCTCCATGTTTCTGGTCAGTGTTGTTACCATGTACTTGGCGAGTAGCACTCAGATCGGGTTTCCTTATCGACCTAAGACCAACACCGAACGCGTCATGTATCAAGTAATTGTCAAAACCTTCGATCTGATAACACAATCTAATATTTACTTTCTCAGCACGTGCGCAGAATCTTTTACGAGTATGATGGAACTGTTAGCCGTGACGAATCCGGATATTTGTTTAACTTCCAAGACAGAAGAGAGGAACAACCCTTCGCAGGGGTCAATCTTACAGGATCGGTAAGAACTAAATCAGAATGTGACAAGCACATGATGTGTGGACTGCCTTACTTTGATGAAAGATGGGTGGGAAACCGCTTTGAGGGCATGTGGTTACCTCGAGAGGAGCCAATTGAACCGCCAATTCCCGTTACTCTGGAGCTACTGAGCAAAACAGTGttggaaaacaataaaactgCGCGTTTTGAGTTCAGATTAAAGGGCCCGCAGTATATGAGTTTATATATTCAACCGAATGAAGATGATTTTGTGTCCTTAAGCAACTGGACATTTTCACAGACTTATTTGGAAAATCCTCCTCCTTCCCCACTCACTTACCACATCTATATTTCATATGGCTCAAAAAGTCCATCGCTGGACTTTACATTGGATCTTTCGGTAAGTCTGGTAATTACATTGattaaacatttgaaataatcTGTTTCCCTTCAAATAGAAACTGAATGGCAACTATGAAGTTCCTGTACTAGAAATAGGAGCCTCGGGACATTGTCTTGGGAATAAAGGCGATGTAATCAGTCAAAACTTCGCCACAACATTTCCACACTACGCAATTGTAGTGGATTGGCCCTCAACATATAAACGatatatcttttaaataaaaactaagcTATTCTAGGTTAAGCTATGATAAGTTAGGAGATGGATCTcttgaaatacataaatatacaactTCCCCGAAGTTTTATTGCCGGAGACTGACGCACTTCACTCGAAAAGTATGATTCAGATTGGGAAGTACTCGTTATTTGCTGGTCACTCGCAATTGGGATAAAAACATTCATGGATCGGTCAACTTTTATTATGCGATAATGCGATAGTGTTAAACAAAGCGtaataaattatgatatgTATTCCACATAAAATTAACTACGCTGATaagtgaaattatttgttgccACTTTCCCGAAATCATTagtaaataatagaaaattttaatttcaagcGCAAGTTTGAAGTAGTTCAATTAATTGCCGATGAAATCTTCAGCTTTAGAcagatattttaaaatcaagtTTTTCGATTTTGGCAACAAATCagattataaatactttacgGCTAGAGATTAGCTAGGAATTACCATGATAGAATGGCGTGTGTATTCCCTAATCATCATGAACACTTCGGTGTTATAGGCGTGCTTCCTACAATCATAGCTGTAAATTTGGCAATCGAGGGTTGCTCAACGTGTTGCTAACTGTCCATAATTTGGTGATCTTTCATGGAACACCTCAACTAATCAAAGTGATTAACTGAGAGGCATTAAAGATGATTTTGTCATTTGCAAAACGCTGCTTCAAAACAACGCATATTTAATCTtttatgtatacaaaaatttcCAATAGTCATTGCATTGTAGTATTAAACTGCCCTCGAATTGATCGTTATCAAGGTTATATAGAATCATTGTCGCtataaaatgatatatttaaaaaaatatttttgagtgAAACCTCCGCCTTTATGACTATTTTCGACGGTTATAAAAGGGGGTAATTTTAGGGTGGCGTTATTTAGTCCACCAGTTGGAGGCGATCGTTTCACTTCAGCGTAGGACGACGTCGGCACTTTGGCAGTATGAGCGATAAGGATAGACTTGTAAATACCTTCTTGATATACCTTCgatatta encodes the following:
- the LOC133843795 gene encoding endoplasmic reticulum metallopeptidase 1-like, whose protein sequence is MVAVMLEVLRVMATTHQNFEHPIIFLFNGDEEMGLQASHGFITQHKWAANCKAVINLDAGGSGGRDILFQTGPSHSWLANYYKKSAKHPFATTLAEEIFQAGLIPSDTDYRIFVEHGNIPGVDISQFINGYVYHTKYDRTDVIPPGSIQNTGDNVLGLVKALANAPELRDTKDHEEGRAIFFDYLGLFFVSYSVETGNILNYSVVGVTLLLIFISMLRMSALSSLSCCQVIQQLIITLIIQIIAFVLALALPLIVAYYFDSFGLSLTYFSSPYLLIGLYIFPSLIGLSLPLILYCQSLQQNKLPTIYHLQLALHSWAIILSLLLLGMTSYGLRSGYFFTISIIFYTIPLIINLITTFHDRGFSWAGTVMSFQVIPYLYISSLIYTLYVALTPTNGRAGSASNPDIMTAGLTALGTMLCFGFLAPLINMFRRPTIVVFSMFLVSVVTMYLASSTQIGFPYRPKTNTERVMYQHVRRIFYEYDGTVSRDESGYLFNFQDRREEQPFAGVNLTGSVRTKSECDKHMMCGLPYFDERWVGNRFEGMWLPREEPIEPPIPVTLELLSKTVLENNKTARFEFRLKGPQYMSLYIQPNEDDFVSLSNWTFSQTYLENPPPSPLTYHIYISYGSKSPSLDFTLDLSKLNGNYEVPVLEIGASGHCLGNKGDVISQNFATTFPHYAIVVDWPSTYKRYIF